The Neodiprion pinetum isolate iyNeoPine1 chromosome 5, iyNeoPine1.2, whole genome shotgun sequence genome segment CATGTATCGCAAACGGACTTGgagatattttaattttccaggAACGAAACAAACTGCGTAAGCTTGTGGAGCTGGTCCTCAGTGAGGCTGGTTTGGCCAAGATGATAGTCCTTATCTATTCTCTTCGGCTGTACCATGTCACCCTCGATTTTCCATTCCCTCTCGGTAGCAAGAGTTTGCGCTTCTGGCGCCGACAGTCCCGTCATGCTGGCCAACGTGATCAGCGTCAACGAGGAATATGCCTCTGATATCAAAATTACCGCGCGTTCTCGAACATTTtctaaaacaaaataatttcaatactGTTTTTCCTCAAGTTTCACATTTCCAAGTGAGTTTTTCCATTTCCTATAGATTAAAATCTAtcaaaatcaatttaaaaGGAAGTAGCCGAAATTCTAGACTATTATCCCATTCTCAGTTCTGTCCTAAATCCTTTCAATCTTTCCATTTGAACAACAGAGTTTTTAACGATTCgcggtacattttttttactgaagTGTGTTGTCGGAAAATCTGACACTttataaagatgaaaaaaaaacaaaaaaaaattaattgtgaaGTCCCAAGAATCCcgatatttaaatgaaataatgCAAAAGATATGAACAGAACTTAGAATTGAGGTATGAGCCTGGAGTGGTAGCTAAATATTTTGGAATCTATTTTGATACTTTTAACTCATGAGAATACCACCCTGATATTTTTACTTGCTTTCTTTATACAAAATTCATACATTTAGTATTCAAACCATGAATCTATTTATGTATCAGAGGCTATTCTGGTCTAGAGGTCTGGATTTCAGGCGTTTTTTTGGgcttgatataaaaaaaatttatattttcaccatCCATTTCTTCACAGAGGTATTATTAGTGTTTAAAGAactttttcttaaatttttttaaaaacgttATGGGCCTCTAAATAGGgccgtgataaaaaaaacggTGAGGTGGATGACACGATTCCAGTGCTCCCATTCATCCAGAACGGAAAAACAGCGAGATTTCTTGATGAGTGAAAATGTCACTATAGCCGGAAccaagaaaaggaaaaaatattacaaaacgGTGACTGTTTGAAAACAGAATTAATTATGTTCCTTGTGtttttcgatgtttttcactttttttaaatagtgataacaataatttcgCAATCCCTATGGTATAGGCTATAGAAGAATGTATACTGAAGATTCATACCAAATTTTAAGTCGACCGGTTGGATAGAACTCGAGATTTTATGTCCACAAGGTTGAAATATGGAGTTTTCAGATAAACATATTTAAAGTTAATGCGTTTAAAGTTTTGACCTCTGTTTTGACGCTTACTTCTGTATCAGCTGAAATGGGAATTTTTCTAACCGTTGATCGGCGACTCGTGAGGCATGTACGAAGCCTTTTGTCACATTCGCAGCTTCCTTACAGGCAAATTTTTCTAGCCTTCAAGCCAATAAATCTATTGAGGCGCACACTGAGCGGTCGTACACTGTTTCACTCAAATGCTCATAACTTTCTCAATTTTTGGAAGTTCGATATGGGCTTTGGtcaaaatattcttaaaaGAGGTAGCTATaataatatgcaaaaaaaaaaattgatcgattttgccaaatttttgGACCAGCATACCCCCCCtttgatattgaattttctcatCATTAGATTAAACAACCTTTGAGAGCATTCATTATGCTGTTTATGTCTTCGCTCCATTCAGTGCTCAGAGCTGCATGTACTGCAGGCCAGTCTCGCTGCCACATTCGCTGCCCGACTAACCAGACCTGCTGAAGTTCATTGCTGTTTGCCTTGACGTTGGCCGGTATCCGTTTCCACAAATATTTAGCATTGCATCTAATAAACAGAAGATACAAGGTGTAGTAAGTACAtctactatatttttttcccttcgttATCTCGTCTCTGTATGGCTTACATGTCATTTTGGTATAGGTAAACCGCCAGTAGCTGAGTATAAGTCTGTGGTGTTGCGCCTCCATTAGGTGCCTGAAACGAAATAAGACAAACTTTTTGATTACAGATATAGCAGagaattcgtaaaaatttgatcgCTATTCGTTTtcatgtaaaattattatcttcaGATTTTGAAAGTTTGTAGGTTAAGAATTGAGTTTTattttagaaacaaaaataaaaaatgtattgtacTAGGTTAGCTCGTAGTATTTAATTCATTTCGCAATTCGTTGCAATTGAGGTGTAATTTTCAACGcttgtaagaatttttttttaaattgtatgTGTAGTTAAGATTAACTTAGGTTTCGAAGATTTTCACCGGCTAACCTCAAGTTCTGCCTTCTCGAGCTCATCAAGTAACTTCTCAACCTCCTTCAAGACCATATTGAGCCTCCACTACGTCTCCGTGAACTTTTTGACTGTTACAAGTTTTCGCAAGGATGATGTTGttcagttcaattttttatttgacagTTTGCAACTTCCTTGAAAATACCGTCCTTCGTGTTCGTATAGCTGTGTCTCTTTCTCACTCGAGCTCTGACACTGTTGCCAACTCAAAATCCGGGCATGTCACTAGGAACAAACGTCACCAGATTTTTTCATAGTGCCTTTTCTTTATTAAAACGCTTTTATAAATGTTGTTAACCTTATTAATTTGTACTTCCACAATTATGAATATAgatgtttttatatttattattacagaataaaataatatttcaatcatATAAACTGTTTGGACGTAGAGAATTATCTGTTTTGTCAGTCTTGTTCTGATGTGCTTCCAAAGTTTCACTCTTCGAATTTACCTTTTTTGGAAACTCCTATACCTGGCAGCATTGCCCTGATCTTCTTAAGCTGTATCTTAAATCGAGGATCGCGTTGGTTGTGTCATAGGATTCTGTTGAAAAGTCTATAATCCCTGGAACGATCAAATGCCGCTCGAATGCACTCACGACAACCAGAACCAActaatacgaaaaaaaaattttaaatataagtAATGTCACTGAAAATCACCGCAATGGGTTCTAAATCA includes the following:
- the CSN8 gene encoding COP9 signalosome complex subunit 8 is translated as MVLKEVEKLLDELEKAELEAPNGGATPQTYTQLLAVYLYQNDICNAKYLWKRIPANVKANSNELQQVWLVGQRMWQRDWPAVHAALSTEWSEDINSIMNALKENVRERAVILISEAYSSLTLITLASMTGLSAPEAQTLATEREWKIEGDMVQPKRIDKDYHLGQTSLTEDQLHKLTQFVSFLEN